A region of the Bacillus sp. NP247 genome:
ATATACGTTATCGTTATAATCTTGATGTACCACATTATTGTATTTCGATTATTCGTGGAAGAGGTATTGATGAAAATGCTCTTCGCTATATTTTAAAGCACCATCCAAATGAGACGATGCAATTTATTGACGGTTGGACAGGAAAGGGAGCAATAAAAAAAGAACTAAAACATGCAATACTTGATTTTAACGAGAAAAACAATACACAGATTTCTCATTGCATGGCGGTACTTGCTGATCCTGGTTACTGCACTTCAATTTATGGCACCCGAGAAGATTTTCTCATTCCAAGCGCTTGCTTAAATGCAACCGTATCAGGATTAATTAGTCGTACTGTATTAAATGATGCCTTTATTGGTTCAAATGATTTTCATGGTGTTAAATATTATAAAGAACTAGAACAAGAAGACTTATCCAACTTTTTTATCGACGAAGTAGCAACATCATTCCCTTCTGCTCATTTTCATATAAACGAACAATTACATCATATTGCTTCAACATACACAAAGCCATCTTGGCAGGGGCTAAAAGACATCCAATCTATTCAAACACATTTTAGAATAGAGGATATTAACTTAATCAAACCAGGAGTTGGTGAAACAACTCGCGTGTTACTACGGAGAATGCCTTGGAAAATTTTAATACGAACAGAAAATAATCCTGAGTTAGAACATATTTTACTTCTTGCAAAAGAAAAGAATGTCCCTGTGGAAATATACGAAAATATGACCTATTCATGTTGCGGTCTAATTAAACCCCTTATGAGGAAAACAACATGATTTTTGCCAGCGATCTTGACCAAACCCTTATTTATTCTCGCAAATCATTTCGCGCTCATATAGAAGATGCATCTATTCAACTCATTGAAACTTTGGATGGGAAAGAGATTTCTTTCATATCGTATAAAACCATTTCGCTATTAAAAAAACTGCAATTGCACTCACATTTCATCCCAGTCACCACAAGAACTATTGAACAGTTTCAGCGCCTTTTATTGTTCAAAAATGAAATTGTTCCTGAGTATGTTGTTACAAGTAACGGTGGCAATATTCTTCATAACGGCAAGCAAGATACTATTTGGAAAGAAAAAATACAAAAGAGAATCTCAACAGAATGCCTAGAAAGTAATGATATACTAAAAGAATTTGAACAACTTGCCCATAAAGATTGGGTCACATCAAAAAAAACTGCCGATCGATTATTTCATTACTGCATCGTAAAGCGCGAAAACATTCCCTATGATGAATTAAAGGCCTTCACTGCTTGGTTGGATGAACAAGGTTGGACTCACTCACTTCAAGGTAGAAAATTATACTTTGTACCGAAACCAGTTAACAAATGGGATGCTGTCCAATATATAAAAGAAATACTACAAATAGATACCGTTATTACAGCCGGGGATTCTTTACTCGATTTATGTATGCTTGAAAAAGCTAACTATGCTTTCGCACCACTTCACGGTGAACTGGGAGCAACACATGATAACTTACAACCTCATATTTTAAAAACAAATGAAATTGGTATATACGCAGCAGAAGAAATTGTAAGTAAAGCCCTTCAAATTATCCATCGTTCATTACCTACTTTATAATACAAATATGCATAATTGCATGCGCACACCCATTTAAAAAATGCTACAATTTATTCGAATCGCTGTTGCTACACTTCTTGATTAAAGAAAAGACGTTAAAACGGAAATTAACGTCTTTTCAGACTCAAGCAATTGACACATTTTGTCATCATGAAAGACACTCGAAAGAGTGTCTTTTTTTCTATACCTGAGCAGGACCTGCTCATTTACAAAATAAATGCATAAATTAATATAACTCTTTAAACACATTATTCCCTTTCTATATGTTGCGGCGTTCGTTGCGACAGATTCGGATAATAAAAAGCACTCCAGCCAGAGTGCTTTTTACTTTCAAACAAGGAGGTTACATATATGGATAGTACTCTTGTATTTAACTTTGGAATTGGTATTGTCATCATTTTATTCGTCTTCTTTGTACTTTGTATGAGTGGGATATAGAAAGACGGTTTGAGACGTCTTTTTATACATATGTATTATTTGACCGTCGCCCCAAAAGTAACCATAACAGTTACAGGTATACGAATAACTACTAACATATCCACAAATAGGAGGAAGAAAAACGAAATACTTGAGCGTACATTCTATACAAGCCTTCCTTCTGTGGACAACGATGTACGTAAACACTATCTTGAAGAAGTAAAAGAAGTTGTGAATCGCGTTTTTTATTTCATCATCAATTTCGGAATATATCTTTGAAGAATGCTTTCTAATTCATTCATATCTTCCTGTCTAATAAGTAAATTTACATTGTCATTCATTTTTTCTCGCCCGCGATATAAAAATATATTTTCTTTTGGATTTTCCCATGTTGATGTTTTATAGCCTTTTAATTCTTCGTATGAATAAAAGTTCAATCCGTCTATTACACCTTTTTCATATATTTGTACACTTTTAATAAGATGGATAGCTATTAAAGTCATAAAACAACTTGCTACAGCATAACTACCTGACTGAACGAGAAACTGTTCAACTGTATCAATATCGCCACTTACGTACTGAGCATATATATACATACATTGCCCGATGAAATACGCCGGTCCAAGTAATGCAATCCAACGTCGTTTCACCCGAGGATATGTTGCAATAAGTTTTCCCGCGCTTTTTTTCATTTCATTTATTTTATATATCTTCCATAGAACAAAGAACAAAACACATAATGTAAAAACAAACATAATACATGACATCCAGTACACTCTTATTCCCTCCCTTTTATATCATTACATGTAAATTTTACATTTTTATATACCTATAGTACATATGCAATTATGCATAAAAAAACAGGCAACCTCTTCCGGTTACCTGCCTTTCATTACATCTTCTCAATCCACTCCGTCAAGTTATGCACAACTTGCGTCGGTTGTACTTCATATTCTATTAACTTCTCCACAGTTGTTACTCCAGTGTGGACAATAAGGGTATGCATACCAGCATTTATCCCCGCTAAAATATCTGTATCGTAGTTATCCCCAACCATTAATGCTTCTTCTTTTTCTATGCCAAGCACTTTTAACGCTTGTTCCATAATGATTGATTCTGGTTTTCCAATAAAGATTGGATCCACACCTGTTGATACTGCTACAACTGATGTTAATGAACCGTTACCCGGTAATA
Encoded here:
- a CDS encoding cysteine protease StiP family protein; the encoded protein is MERVKVDSNIGSYSREDAIFLLKDISDMLEESSTEARERAIQSGTHYSEMLPIEYKPSKPYMDLFFSSMQKYKHKIAVAVGVVAEQIIQNKGTNLVLVSLARAGTPIGVLIKRYIRYRYNLDVPHYCISIIRGRGIDENALRYILKHHPNETMQFIDGWTGKGAIKKELKHAILDFNEKNNTQISHCMAVLADPGYCTSIYGTREDFLIPSACLNATVSGLISRTVLNDAFIGSNDFHGVKYYKELEQEDLSNFFIDEVATSFPSAHFHINEQLHHIASTYTKPSWQGLKDIQSIQTHFRIEDINLIKPGVGETTRVLLRRMPWKILIRTENNPELEHILLLAKEKNVPVEIYENMTYSCCGLIKPLMRKTT
- a CDS encoding HAD family hydrolase — translated: MIFASDLDQTLIYSRKSFRAHIEDASIQLIETLDGKEISFISYKTISLLKKLQLHSHFIPVTTRTIEQFQRLLLFKNEIVPEYVVTSNGGNILHNGKQDTIWKEKIQKRISTECLESNDILKEFEQLAHKDWVTSKKTADRLFHYCIVKRENIPYDELKAFTAWLDEQGWTHSLQGRKLYFVPKPVNKWDAVQYIKEILQIDTVITAGDSLLDLCMLEKANYAFAPLHGELGATHDNLQPHILKTNEIGIYAAEEIVSKALQIIHRSLPTL
- a CDS encoding iron ABC transporter substrate-binding protein, which codes for MYWMSCIMFVFTLCVLFFVLWKIYKINEMKKSAGKLIATYPRVKRRWIALLGPAYFIGQCMYIYAQYVSGDIDTVEQFLVQSGSYAVASCFMTLIAIHLIKSVQIYEKGVIDGLNFYSYEELKGYKTSTWENPKENIFLYRGREKMNDNVNLLIRQEDMNELESILQRYIPKLMMK